In Betta splendens chromosome 1, fBetSpl5.4, whole genome shotgun sequence, the genomic stretch AAgaggaacctccagcagaaccaggccggTTGGGCCGAAGGATAGAGAAGAagatcagatttattaattactcagatttattaattactcctaaacctaaacatagttataactcatttgagagcctcactctgagcctttctcacccagactctaaaactcagaaaccagttgtgttttgtattgtttaccgtcctcctgctccatattcagagttcttaactgaattctctgaattcttatctgacttagttcttagcacagataaagtcattgtagtgggagactttaacattcatgtagatgttgacagcaactgtctcagcactgcttttaactccttaatagacactattggttttacacagcaggtaaatgaacccactcatcgttttaaccacactctagatcttgtcctgacatatggagttgaaattgataatttaatagttcttccccaaaaccctctgttatctgaccatttcttattaacttttgaatttagcacaactgaccctataacagctggaaagaaatgttactatagcagatgtttatctgacaatgctgttgccagattcaagcagatgattccatcatcttttgcctcaatgtcttgcagatacacagagaacagtcaccttaatccttatgaacaggttgactgtcttgtagatgatgctgcagcttctctacgtacaatgttagacacagtggctcctctgaagaagaagacagtgaatcagaggaggttagctccgtggtataactcagacatccgcagtctaaagcaaaggactagacaactagaaagacagtggcgttccaacaaaataaatgtaaactgcattgcatggaaggacagtctaatgaaatataaaaaagcactttgtgctgctagaaaaacatattattcctccctaattgaggaaaacaaaaacaaccccaggtttcttttcagcactgtagccaggctgacaaagagtcatagctgtattgagtctactatccccttaaatctcagcagcaatgacttaatgaactactttactaataaaattattatcattagaaaaaacattcagcagcgacttcttccaaatgacaaaaagcactgtctagatccattaactttaaatttattaaatcctctgtcttacctagacagcttctcccccataactcatatggagttaacctcaataatcaactcttccaagtcgtccacttgtcttttagatccaatcccaaccagattactcaaagaagttctacctttaatcagctcatccatattaaatcaaatcaaccaatctttacaactaggctatgtaccacaggcttttaaggtggctgtggtcaaacctctattgaaaaaaccaacccttgaccctggacaactagccaactataggcccatttcaaatttaccctttatttccaagattctggaaaaaatcgtggctaaacaattatctgaccaccttagtgggaataacctgtatgaagattttcagtcaggatttagaaaacatcatagcacagaaacagctctggttagagtcactaatgatcttctattagcttcggacaatggtctagtttctgtccttgtcctgttagatcttagtgctgcatttgatacaattgatcatcacattctattacagacactagaacatagaatcgggattaatggaacagcattgggatggtttaaatcctatttgttgaacagattccagtttgttcatgttaatgataaattctccacacgcacaaggattagctatggagttccacagggttctgtgctgggtccaattctgtttagcttatacatgtctcctctaggtgagattattagaaagcattctattaattttcatttttacgcagatgatactcagctatacatgtccttggaaccaaatgaaacagatcaactagtcaaaattcagggttgtttaaaagacatcaaatcctggatgtcccaaaacttccttcaactaaactcagataaaaccgagattcttattgttgggcctaaaaatctgagagagacactattgagtcagatagccaccctggatggcataacattagcttcagattctactgtgaggaaccttggtgtcatgtttgaccaggatctctcttttacatcatacattaaacaaatctccagaaccgcctacttccaccttagaaatatagttaaaatcagaagcatcctctctcagagcgatgcagagaaactgatccatgcatttgttacctctaggctggactactgtaactccttactcataggatgtcctaacagctccttaaaaaacctacagctcattcaaaatgctgcagccagagttctgaccggacttagaaagagagatcacatttctcctacattagcttctctgcactggctgcctgtaaaatgtaggatagaatttaaaattctcctactcacatacaaagtactcaatgataaagctccttcttatcttaaagaccttatagttccttatgctcccagcagaacacttcgttctcagagcgctgggctacttgcggttcctagagtgtttaaatgtagaacagggggcagagcttttagctaccaagctcctctcctctggaaccagctccctcttcaggttcgagaagctgacacactctccacctttaagattaggcttaaaaccttcctttttgataaagcttatagttagagatggttcaggtcactggcaattattgttagtcacaggaaccatctcttagttaagctgcaatagacatagactgctgggggacttaatttatacactgagctcctctgtttccttctacctcctctgtcccataacctcccatcattgtcccatgtttaactaaccttgtctctttctgtccagtagttgtgcttctctcctctctccccccccacccccactctttctccctctctgtcctcacccacaggtatcattggactcaaagtttggtgtctgtgatgggcagcaactggatccaaccatcctgcctgcatccagtccctggtcctaccatcctgcctgtgctctgttgttgcttgttgttgcttgttgctgttgctgtgcttttctatctctctatcctctcaccccaaccggtcgaggcagatggccgcccacatccagtctggttctgctggaggtttcttcctcgttagagagggagtttttcctctccactgttgctgtcaaattaaatgcttgctgtatgtgggatttgttgggtttaggtgtgtgaggttttaaaccttactttgtaaagtgccttgaaataactttgttgtgatttggcgctatataaataaaattgaattgaattgaattgaattgaagatAGACAAAAGaacagcagacagcagcaggacacaggGTGGTTGGACTTACAGGATGTAGTCCAAACCCTGTCTGGTACCATGCTGAAAGCCTCAGAACCTCTACCTTATCAGCCAGGTCCCATATTCGGATCGTCCCATCATCACTGGCAGAAATACAGACGTCTTTGAAGGGGTGAGCTGCCAAGCCCCAGATGCCTCCCTGAGTGTGTCCGTTCATCATCATGTTGGATGCAGCGTTCTTTTCTCCCACCTCTATGATCTCTCCATCTTTGGTTCCAACCAAGATCTTCCCCTGGACCAATACAGaaggaaaacatgcaaacatcGAGGAAGCAGCACAATGCAGATACATGACCAGTCGTTTTAATACCTTCCCTCTGCACACAGATCGGACATTCTCCACAGGTTGACCAGTCTCTAGCTGAAACACTCGGCAGCGCTTCATCTCCTGGTCCCACAGCTTCACAGCACCTCCCTCTTTGGTCCTGGACACCAGGTCCAAAGGTTACTGTTACATGTTTTCCAGATGACTGCGAGTATGATAGACATgaagaggagccaaccaggtgaGAGCTGGCATCACCTTCTGCTAGTGTGTGGGTGAAAACTATTTGGCCATTCATGAAAGTATTTATCACCTAGGCCCCAAACCTAAAATTAACTAACAGAAGTTGTGTTGTTACATGTCAGGCAGCGTGTTCTCTGTCCTGGAACTACTCACTACAACATCAGGTACTCACGGTCGTTCCTTCCCCCCTGTGACAATGAGTCCATCCCTCAGGGTGGTGTACATGCTGAAGACTGGTCCACTGTGGGCCTTTGCCACCACCCGCACCAGGAAGTGTTCTCTCCACACGTACACATCCCCATTTATGGCACCAGTGAACGTCAGGTTGCCCTGATTGAATCAGACACCAACTGTCAAACAATCAAAGCACTGCAGATCAAACATTGCATTGTAATAAGAAGCCTGTCTTACAGCACCAAAGGCCACAGACAGCATAGTCTGCGAGTGGCTGTCCTCCAACGAGCCAATCACTCCTTTTTTGTACATAAGGGAACCTCCCACCAGAGTCCAGAACTTGATGTGCTTGATTCCCACAGAGACAAACTGGGTGTCAGAGTCAGGTCTGAACTCCACCACAAAGATCCGCTCTGCGTGGCCTCCTGTACTGGTCACCTTAGTGCCTggcagagaggtcagaggtcagagctgcctATCTAATGCATCATAACATGCTATTAATAACACATTCTCCTTCTAACTGGATCATAAAACGGGCCACCTCAGAAGCCGTGGCGTTCAACCATACAATGTTCGTAACACCACCCAGAACCAGTGAGAACAACACCCAGACTTCCCTCACCTCaagtggtggccaagtggtggTTATATCTGAAGTCTTTCAGATATATCTGAAGTCTTTCAGATATAACTTAACCATCAATATTCAGACTTGGTTTGTCTACATCATTATAATCATGCAATTCCGCCTTGAGACAACAAACAGCACCTCTGTGAATGTTTGGACCTAGAGCAGATTCCATTAGCTTCAGGCCTTCAACCTGTTGAAGTTGGAAATTGCTGAGAAAAGGTTTTCCCTTTGCATCTGAACTACCTTCCTGCCATCTCCACACTGTGATGGTTTGTTCAGCCTCCACTCCCACAGAGAGCAGTAGCTTCCCCGTAGCACTGAAGTTGACGTAGCCGATTCCTTTCGCGTGTGAACAGCGAAGGATGGACAGCGTCTGTTTGGTCACGGCGTCCCACACGTGGATGGACGGAGTGAGGCCTGTGAAGAAATGAGAAACGGTTTGTACTCAAAGTGCTTTAACACGGGATCTCAGTTACACACACTTTATTTCTACACTACTAAAActaaaatgtactgtagcagccaAAGACCAAGACAATTGGCTCCACAGTGCATTGGTTTAATGACTAGGGATTACAGGAACTGTGCTTATTGAAATGAAGGATCCCAAAGAAACAAGGCGTCAAGGAACCAGGCGCACAAGGAAGAAAACAAAGATTAAATTTAGGGAGATGAGGAGTCAAAGAAAACAAGCAATGAGGACAAGGAGCCCGGTGTTGGCACTGATCCAACAGAACACAGCTGATTTGGATACAGACTGGACAGTTTGCCTAGTGACTCTAGATTCTGACTGTGTGAGGGACAGGTGACCCTGTTGAACTGGCTGTTAATATTAAAGGTATTGGAGGTCATCCTGTTCTGAACTGTCTGCATCAGGACGCATCAGCAACCTGtgaaacacaggcacacactcaGGAGGTTCAGCATGTTAAACTATAATTCATATTTCagtgctccagtgtgtgtgtgtgtgtgtgtttgtgggtgtgtgtgtgggtgtgtgtgtgtgaatggaacAGGTAGGTGAACACACTCTCACCTGGCAGGTCGCTGACATCACCTGGTGATGAGGTAAGGAGGTGACAATGAAGAAGCCATGGAAAAGAAAGAAGCGCAATGTGGACAGAGCAGCCAGGTCAAACATGGTGAACATGGAGAGCAGGTTCAAAGCTGAATCATGGCAGACAGTGTGTTTCACATGACCAGTCTGAGAAGTCTGAGAAGGCTTCTATCAATATGCGATGGATGGACACTGAATCTGACTCACCAATCTGTCCCGTAGCGATTATGTTCTGGTATTTGGGATGCTGGTTGACTGTTAGGCAGAGGATGTCGTCAGTGTGCTCCAGATAGAAACTCTGAGTTCCTGTTAGGACAGGGAACAGGATGTAAGACGATACCCACAACAATGCCGCCTGTTATCAGCGCAACAGCAGAACGTCACCCACCAGCCGACAGGTTCTGGATCACGACTACAGCAGCGATGTGGAAGATGATGTCAGCTCCATTGTTGAGGTAATGCAGGTTGTTGCGACAGTCAAAACCTCTGTAGCCAAATACATGCTCAAGAAGCAGCTCCTGAAagccagacacaaacagctgcagcagctgtgtgacctGGACACTGCTGACACCACACACTCTACTGACCTCCACCACCTTCCTCTTCTTGGCCACATTGTTCTTCAGCAGTTTGTCCGGCAGCGGTGCAGCTCGACTCACCGGAGGCCTGAAAGACAGCAACAGATGTAAGAGTGCATCTGTAGCTTTCTGGTGTGTATCGCAGAGAAGCTGCCTGGATGTGGTACCTCTCCTCCACAGAaagctctttgtgctgcaggtgaggtTTGGTTCCTGACATGTTCCTGATGCTGGCAGAGTAAACCTTAGTGATGTAATCCACCACCTTCTCCCGAGCCACATCACTGTCATACCCTGAAAAGCCAAGGGGATGGGGCTCACTAACCCAGGTCCACCTTGTCTCTGGCATCAGTACCACATAGCTGTAGTCTCTAGAACATCCTAGACCAGTCTCCAGATTCACTTAAAACCCTACATAAAAGCCCTTGGGTGTAACAGATCTCTGCAGGTACACTAAAAGAATAATCATGCCTAAAACTTGGAccttatgtaatttaattacatgtaaattttACAGTATTTGAGTCAGGTTAGCATTAGGCCATCAGatacctgatgtacaggtaatgaggaacAGGACAAATACTTCTAAAACATGTACataaatataagtataaatatataaggtTGATTGGTTATTTGTGAACGGTGAAAACATATAAAAATCTAAACATAATTGAAAATTGTACAGTTAATACTTCATTGCTATTGCTTATGcaataaagtacagtaaaataaagaGTGTGCTCAGCTAGTTGGTAAAGTTTTAGTTTGAGAAGCAGATGGTTGTCAGTTCAAACCCAGTTCATGCCATAAGGAAAAAAAGTTTCCCCAAGGTAATCAATAAACTAGGTCTTATCTATTACATGTAGATATTTTACACAAACTGATTAAATAGTTGACATTAAATATGAGATTCCTCATTACCTGTATATCAGGAATTTGAgtaaaacacaagctttatgtGCAAAATTACATTAACTTAATGTAATCCAATTGCATAACCCTAATAACCAACTTGTTTCATAGATTTCAAGTACGTTTTTACACATAGTATATGTTTAGCTCCTCTAGTAAACCTGTAATATTCTGAACCTGGTTTAGCAGCTAGTCCTTCTAATTCTGtacctccatcctcctctgtgTCGTCATCCGACTCCTCACTGTCCACAGCTTTACTCTCCCTGTGCCCCGGCGGCTCTCTGGTCCAGATCATGAGCGCTGTGTCCGCCCCGCCCACTGACAGCAACATGGAGTCATCACTGGACCAACGGACGTTTGTCACATTGGTGCTATGGCCAACATACTTTTTATACTTCGCAAACTGGCCCTGAAGTGGAGTTGAGTAAGAGAGAGAAGCTCCTCTTAAAAGTAAGGTAATGGAAGAGAAGGCATGTAGGCGTAAATTGGCTAACTGTCTCACCCTCGATGGAAAGCTGAACAATTTCAGGAAACCAAAATCGTCTCCAGTGGCAAGCAGTTTGTGATCCTTGGTGAGTGAGGCAGCGTTAACGAAGCTGAGTGTCGGCCATATTCCCTCACAAGTGGGACCAAGGACTGATGACCAGGTCGCCCAGTCCAGCTTCTCAAActggaaacaaaaataaaatatgcacCTTCAAtgaaacagaaagacacaacCTGTAGACCTTAAAAAACAGACGGACCTCGGCCATGCTGATGTTCTGTTTGCGTCCTCGTGGAGCCTCAAAGAAAAGCTGATCTCTAGCTCCAGTGTTTACCTGCAGCAATTTCCCTGTGGACAAGGAGACATGTTATTGTTACAGCACTGTGCTGCCTATACTCTAATACCCTCCTCTGAATGTTTCATGAAGGGTTTGGGGCAAGATTCAGAAGAAGCCTGTCGGGTCAGGCTTCTTGGTGGCTTAACAAGCCAGTCAGAGTCTGTGAAAACTTTACACAACAGCAACCTAACGTCTGCCTGATTAAAAGCTAGCTTGTCAACACAGAATCAGCCCAGGTGAGAGCGTTCACCTCTAGAGTCCCAGTCGATGTGGGTGATGTAGCTGCCAGCTCCTTTACAGATGCCAACTCTCTTACTGGTCAAGACGTTATAAATGTCCACGAAGGAATCGTATGATGCCACAGCCAGGTACTTCCCTgtgtctgaaacacacagagcactgAATCACTGCTGAACCATCATGTTCACCCTGTGTCACACCTCCCTGATGAGTTCAGGTACCTTGAGAGAAGCGGATGTCAGAGATGAGCTCTCTTCGGTGGTGAAAGGTCACCATATCCTCTAGAGTGTCGGCGTTCACCACTAGAAAGCTTCCATCGTTGAGGCCAACGGCCAGAGCTTTACCATCTGGAGAAAAGGCACAGCACCGTCCACCTGGCAGGTATAACACAGAAAACGTTTCAGTTAGACAGGAGAACGAcgtgaaaaagacagaaaaacgaCAGGAGCaagacaggaggaaaacaggagAAAGAACTTAAAAGACAGGAGCCAAATAGGAGCCAGACAGGAGCAAGACAGGAGAAAGACAAGAGAAatacaggagaaaaaaacaggaggaagacaggaacTAGACAAAAGcaagacagaagaaaaacagaagaaagaaatgaaaaagacaGGAGAAAGACAGGAGCAAAACAGGagcaagaaaagagaaaaacaggagccAGACAGGAGTAAGACAAGAATAAGACAGGCAACATTCATGCAACACCCAATAACCTTTCTTGAGTTTGCGGACAGCGACCATGCGGTGATTCACTGACAGCTCCCAAATCCTCAGAGTTTTGTCATCACTGACTGTAGCACAGACGGGTAGTAGAGGGTGAGCTGCCAGACCCCACACCTCCCCCTCCATGtggccctgaacgcaccacaaacacagcagagggggAATAGATCATCTGCAGTTTAAAAGAAGAAATATGGTGCTGGACTTCAGGAAGTCCGCCAGAGATCCCCACGCAACCCTATGCAGGGTTCCGTTTCTGGGTGTGCACACATTCTACATCCTGAAACGGCTTGGCAGCTACAGGACCGAGGACAGGATTAAGACCTAAGGGACATCTAAGAGGTTGTTCAACAGATTGATAAATGGActgcacccactcacacacctaCTGCTGCTCAGAATGTTACAATCACTGCTGCTTCATGTTTtcaatatgttgttttattgCAAATAGGctgcatttttattataaatgaaTTAGAATCCATGAATCAGTCAGACCTGAACCAGTAGAGTCACAGGTCCACTCTTGTCAATTTCCAGAATTTCTCCATTCTTTGTTCCCAGCAGGATGTGAGCGTGTCCCAGAGTGATGGCTCTAATTGACGGGTTGTCCTCCAGGAGCAGCCCTGAGTAAAAAgactaaataaatacagtgacaGGCACTAACAGGAAACCTAAGAGCAAGTGAGACAAACCTTTGGACAATGGGGACAGAGCAGCTCTTTTTATGGCATAAGTCTTCAAACATCTTTCAAACATGTCGTCCCAGAGCTCAACTATTCCGTCTTTACCACCCGTCACAAAGCCCTGGACAGACACGTGGAGTGTTCAGTGAATGTAAGCTGCATAGTATACAAATATCCACAAAAAAACTATTACTACAATAAAATACTATTTAGCTGCAgatgcttttcaaaataaaacaatatattcATACTTAGTCCCTTTAGTTCACTGAAAGTTGTTCTTTACACTCAGACTTTATTCTAAAACTTTTGCTGTTTTACGAGCAGAGCAGTGACGATGGTTAAAGGCTGAGTGGCCGCTAGATGGATCAGGACAGAACCTTGTCTAGAGAGCACATGGCAAACACAGGGCCGTCATGGGCTTTGACAGTCTTGATGAGTGTTGTTTCTCTCCAGATGTAAACATCTCCATTCATGGCCCCAGAGAAGACCAGGTCCTCGGATCGGCCGTAGCACACAGACATCATGGTCTCCTGCCTCCCCAGGTTCCCAAAAATCCCCCGTTTAAAGGTGAGACCGCCACCTACAGGGGAGGAAAGTTAGCATACTGATGTTAAAACGGACATGCTGTTGTACAAAGATCAGTTCAATAAGTGCATATAAACATAACATGAAGACCCACAATAAAGGCAAGAAGAGAAGCCACAGTTTACCTGAGTGCTGCCAAAACTTGATGTGTTTCATGCCCACTGTCACCAGCTTGTCCATTCGGAAAGGATTGCTCTTCACCACAAAGATTTTGTCTTTATGACCCctgcaggacaaagagcagctgctggttcacaAAATGTACCAGATCAATTCTCAAATTCAGTTTCAGATGCTGCAATGAAGTGTTTCGAAAACTCTCTCACTGATTTCTTACAGTAACCCTgaataaatctttttttctttatgttttatggcttttatttattttgtaaatttgTCTCTGACAGGTTTTGTCTTTTACCACCACTCTGTGCtaggtgctatataaataacacATACTTAACTTGCTTTTACTTACATTTAAGTTTAATCTGAGGAACTCCTCACGCAGTCAACAATTTCACAATAATCAGCTTGTTTTATCTGAGTAAACATGTACAGCCATaggttccacagggttctgtctTTGGGCCAGTGCTTTTCACTTTGTTTCCCTAATTGTTTCTaaattttcacaataaaaatgGTAAAAGTGCATTGTTTATTTGAAAAATTGGTGGGGAAGATCCAAATCATTAacaagctgaaacactggagtgATGgtccagcaggcatttcaatgttgaatcatagttgaatcaacgTCATGCTCATGGTTGAATGACCtttggattatgtgttgattttgaaaggtgaatcaacattGGGGCAACGTTACTTTAACATCTTGCGTTATACTATTAGCATTAAATGTTAGAATGTTGGATGTCACAACACTGagattatttcaaccatatatTAGcattgaaggtcggttgtgtgcctgctagGGTTGCTGGTGCTTAGGTGACTCGAGATGTATGTTTTAGTATAGTAGTTTGTATGTACCTGGCCTTAGCCAGACGCTCTCCTTTTTTCCAGTCCCAGATGACGATGGAGTGAAATTCATCTATTCCCACTGAAATCAAACTCTTCCCATCCGCTGACACAGCAACAGATACAGAAGacaaataaacaattattaCATTGTTGGATAAGAAATGTTGAGTCAGAGTGTAATGTGATACTTTAGGAATAACCGATAAGCTTGAGGTGGTGGTTTGGGAATATTGAATCTATTTATGGTAGCATAAAAGGTTTACAAGAAAGAGTGATGTAGGTGTTTTACAGCTGGTCAGCCAGGCTACCTGTGAAGTCCACGGCACACACTCCTGTGCTATGGTGACCCTTCAGCAGCGACAGACACTTTAGAGTCTGGATTTCCCAAACATGGATGGCTGGGTCTCTGCCcacctaaacacacagacagccagtcagaaccagcagtAGCCAGGCTGCACTCTGACTCTCTGGCATACCTGTGCCGTGGCTGCATAATCTTTGAGCGGGTGGACAGTGAGGCTGAGGATGTCGTCATCATGACCAAGGTAAATCCTCTGAGTGTGCTGTAGCCGGTTGTAGACAACGGCCACAGCCGCCACATGGTACACCACCTCCCCCGCCTGAGTGTAGAACAGGTTGTTACGGCAGTCAAAACCCCGATACCTGCGGCAGATAACAATGTACGCACTTCATTACAGGGGCTTTTCCTAATAGTTACATCCTGAGAAAACTGGCTGATCTGATCTGTGGATTTATTGATATCTTTTCACCCGTGAACAAACTGCAGACGAAGTCCTTCATTTGGTGCCTTGTGCCGTTTCAGAGAACCCGTCAGTTTCTTCCTTAGCTGAGGCAAATCTTCCTTGTATACCTGCATACAAAGTCATGGGTTCAGAGTAGTGatggaaaacatttaaaatgcttttcttGACTTATGTTTTAACATTGATGTCAGGTTCattactttttaatttactAAAGGTTAAAACTTATTACAGAGCAAGAGTTAGAGGCATGTGATTATATTGAACACTGAGCTTTAAAACAGTGTATAGCATCATAAAAAGCTTACACATATATAAAAGGAATGTTAGTAATTGTAATAAACAATGAGTTGAAAGGGATGAGGCCTGGTCAAATGACATGACTAGATAAGTAACATTTAGTGTGATGTTTCCTGCACGTCTGAACACATTTCGGTCTCATTAGATAATATTGAATTTATTGCGACACCATAGTTTGTTTTCTCTCTACCTGACGCTCATAGCTGATCTGAGATTCCTGTTCAATGTCAGAATCGAGTTCTGGCACGTCTGACACATCAGAGTCCGACTCCCCGCTGTTTGAATCGGCGTAACCCTCTGAGAAAACATCATTAGCATGCTTTCttgtttacagtaaaaaaacagtGAATTATGAATAAAGTGTAATGATGAAACATTTTAGACAACAATGACTTGGTTTACAACAGATGTGCTGACACAATAAACTCAATAATTACAAGTCATGTGTAAAGGCTGACTGGGGTCAGTAGAGGCAAAAGGAAACTTATAGAGTCTTATACAGTCATTCATTGCTACCAGTCTCAGATGTTGATTTACTATCTAAATATTGTAGTGTAAGGGAAGTAAGAAGGAAAACTTAAGCATCTGATTGCCTAAATCTGGAGTCTGGCCCAGATAAAACCCATAGAGCTTTACCCTGAAGGAGGGGCTCCAGGACGCCGTTCATCACGCCctcaggcaggaacctccactgaaaCACAGCATGGTCCGCACCACCTGTGCTAATGACCCACTGCAGGTCATTGGACCACCGAACGTTGGTTACATGAGCAGAGTGACCAATGTATTTTTTGAATTTGGCTCCTTGGACGAAAATACACAGTTTAATCATTAACATTTTAGCTAAATGACAGCAACACATTTTCCACCTTGTTTACAAAGTAATAATGAGAAGATTGTCCTGCTGACCTTT encodes the following:
- the LOC114857178 gene encoding echinoderm microtubule-associated protein-like 6 isoform X2, whose amino-acid sequence is MSDKTAPRCQLRLEWIHGYRGHQCRNNLYYTAGKEVVYFVAGVGVVYNTREHTQKFYLGHNDDIISLAIHPDKIQVATGQVGQDPYVCVWDTYAMQTVSILRDVHTHGIACLSFDCDGQRLVSVGLDAKNTVCVWDWRKGRLLATATGHSDRIFDVTWDPFQSNRLVSCGVKHIKFWTLCGNALTPKRGIFGKTGDLQTILCVSAAKDELTYSGALNGDVCVWKGISLARTVQAAHGAGIFSMHACEEGFATGGRDGCIRLWDVDFKPITKIDLREAEQGYKGLSIRSVCWKADRILAGTQDSEIFEVMVRDRDKPVLLMQGHSEGELWALAVHPKQPVAVTGSDDRSVRLWSLADHTLLARCNMEESVRSVSFNNDGLQLALGMKDGSFTVLRVRDMTEVVHIKDRKEVIHELKFSPDGSFLAVGSNDGIVDVYAVAQRYKKVGECSCSTSFITHLDWSVDSRFLQTNDGAGERLFYRMPVGKMVPKEEVKGIHWMTWTGVIGPEVNGIWTKYSNSTNVNSLDTNHSSAVLVSGDDLGLVKLFRFPCLKKGAKFKKYIGHSAHVTNVRWSNDLQWVISTGGADHAVFQWRFLPEGVMNGVLEPLLQEGYADSNSGESDSDVSDVPELDSDIEQESQISYERQVYKEDLPQLRKKLTGSLKRHKAPNEGLRLQFVHGYRGFDCRNNLFYTQAGEVVYHVAAVAVVYNRLQHTQRIYLGHDDDILSLTVHPLKDYAATAQVGRDPAIHVWEIQTLKCLSLLKGHHSTGVCAVDFTADGKSLISVGIDEFHSIVIWDWKKGERLAKARGHKDKIFVVKSNPFRMDKLVTVGMKHIKFWQHSGGGLTFKRGIFGNLGRQETMMSVCYGRSEDLVFSGAMNGDVYIWRETTLIKTVKAHDGPVFAMCSLDKGFVTGGKDGIVELWDDMFERCLKTYAIKRAALSPLSKGLLLEDNPSIRAITLGHAHILLGTKNGEILEIDKSGPVTLLVQGHMEGEVWGLAAHPLLPVCATVSDDKTLRIWELSVNHRMVAVRKLKKGGRCCAFSPDGKALAVGLNDGSFLVVNADTLEDMVTFHHRRELISDIRFSQDTGKYLAVASYDSFVDIYNVLTSKRVGICKGAGSYITHIDWDSRGKLLQVNTGARDQLFFEAPRGRKQNISMAEFEKLDWATWSSVLGPTCEGIWPTLSFVNAASLTKDHKLLATGDDFGFLKLFSFPSRGQFAKYKKYVGHSTNVTNVRWSSDDSMLLSVGGADTALMIWTREPPGHRESKAVDSEESDDDTEEDGGYDSDVAREKVVDYITKVYSASIRNMSGTKPHLQHKELSVEERPPVSRAAPLPDKLLKNNVAKKRKVVEELLLEHVFGYRGFDCRNNLHYLNNGADIIFHIAAVVVIQNLSAGTQSFYLEHTDDILCLTVNQHPKYQNIIATGQIGLTPSIHVWDAVTKQTLSILRCSHAKGIGYVNFSATGKLLLSVGVEAEQTITVWRWQEGTKVTSTGGHAERIFVVEFRPDSDTQFVSVGIKHIKFWTLVGGSLMYKKGVIGSLEDSHSQTMLSVAFGAGNLTFTGAINGDVYVWREHFLVRVVAKAHSGPVFSMYTTLRDGLIVTGGKERPTKEGGAVKLWDQEMKRCRVFQLETGQPVENVRSVCRGKGKILVGTKDGEIIEVGEKNAASNMMMNGHTQGGIWGLAAHPFKDVCISASDDGTIRIWDLADKKLLNKVSLGHPAKCTSYSPNGEMLSIGMENGEFIVLLVNSLAVWGKKRDRSAAIQDVRFSPDNCFLAVGSVEGAVDFYDLSLGPSLNRIGYCKDIPGFVIHMDFSADSKHIQVSSSTYTRQVHEVPSGRVVTELCIIERITWATWTSVLGDEVLGVWPRNAEKADVNCACVSHAGLSLVTGDDFGLVKLFDFPCSEKFAKHKRYFGHSAHVTNIRFSCDDKYVISTGGSDCSLFVWKCQ